DNA sequence from the Cetobacterium somerae genome:
TAAAAAAAGTGAAGTTGTAATAAAAAAAGAAAAATTTGATTCAAATTTTGACTATACAGGTTTTAATATTAATGACAAAGAATATTTGATTGAACTTGAAAAAAAAGCAATATATACTGGAAATTTATTAAAAGAAAACGTAAAAGAACTTGGTGATGTTTTTTTAGAAGCACATAAAATATTTTCAAATAATAAAAATGGAATGTTTGGGAAATGGTATGAAAATTTAGGATTTAAAAAAGATTTTGTATATCTTTGTTTAGATAGAAAACAATTATCTATACAATATGATTCAACTACTATTTATAAACTTCCTGATAGAGTTATAAAAGATTTAAAAAAGATTGAAAAAGAAAATGAAGAAATTATAGTTGAAATTTTAAACTCTGAAAATCCAAAAGAAAAATTAAAAGAAATAAAACAATCTTTAAATCAAAATAGAATAAATCAAAATAAAATAAATCAAAATACAAAAAAAGAAAAGATAAAAGAAAAATTATGTATTTTTCTAAAAATTATAAATAATAATGAATTCAGTGATGAAAAATTAATTAAAATAGATAATATTTTATTAAAATTAGAAGATGAAATATTGTAAAAAACCTTTTATTAAAAAGGTTTTTTTTGTATAATATTGTGAATAGTGCTAAGGAGGAAATTTTATGAACTGATTTAAATGAAATCTAAAAACTTTTAGGTTAAAAGTTATAAAAAAGTTCCTAAATAAATGGAAATTACTATAGAAAATATATTAAAATTAGTTTGAGTGAAAACTAAGAAAGAGGAAGAATGAAAAAAAATACTTTATCAATAACAATATCAGCATTAGGAATAGGACTTAATATTATACTTGCAACATTAGCTAAAACTTTTAATATACCTTTTTTATTTTTAGATACAATAGGAACTATACTTTCTGGAGCTTTATTAGGACCATTTTTTGGAGGTATTACAGGTTTAATTACAAACGTAATGACAGCCATGGTAAACAATCCTATAGAACTCCCATTTGCTATAGTAAATATGATGATAGGAATAGTTGTTGGAATTATTTCAAAAAAATTTGGATTTACAATAAAAATAGCAGTTTTAACAGGAATTTTATTAGCAATTCTAGCTCCTTTAATTGGGACACCAATAGCTGTGTCATTATTTGGTGGATTAGCAGGAGGTTCAATGGATATATTAACAGGATGGCTAGTAAAAAGTGGACAAAAAATATTTACAGCAGCTTTTATTCCTAGAATAATGTCAAATTTAATTGATAAAATAGCTTCATGTGTGGTAGTGGCAATGATAATAAATAAACTTCCTAATAACTTATTAAACAAGATAAGAGGGTAGATATGGAAAGAGGAAAAAAAATTATTATTGTCTCTCACTGTATTTTAAATCAAAATTGTGTAGTAAAGCCTTATGCAAAAAAACAGGATAAATTTTTAAAGTTTATAAAAAATTTTGTTTTAAATAATTATGGAATTGTTCAACTTCCATGTCCAGAATTATTTATTTTAGGTTTGAAAAGATGGGGTCATGTAAAAGATCAGTTGGAATATCCTAATTTTAAAGATGAATGTAAAGTATTACTATATCCTATTATAAATCAAATAGAGATGTATATTAATTGTGATTATAAAATAGATGGGATATACGGAATACAAGGTAGTCCAAGTTGTGGTGTCAATAAAACATGTAGAGGTAATTGGGAAGGTGAAGCAAGTTGTTATAAAAATTTAGATGATATTTTAAAAAGAGTTCATTTGGTTTCTGAAAAAGGAATTTTTATGGAAATTTTACAAGAGCTTTTAAAAGAAAAAAATATAGAAATAAATTTTTATGACATTGATGATTGGAGTGAAGAGATTGATTAAATTAGAATCAATAAAATTTTCTTATAATCAAGAAATTATATTCCAAGATTTTTCTATAAATTTTAAAAAAGGAAAATTTTATACTTTATTAGGGAAAAATGGCTCTGGAAAAAGTACTTTAATAAAATTAATTCTAGGCATAGAAAAAGTAAGTCAAGGAAATATATATATAGATAATTTAAATATAAGAGAAAGTCTTTTTCAATGTAGAAAAAATATAGGAATAGTATTTCAAAATCCTGATGAACAACTTGTAACTGATATTGTAGAGGAAGAAATTGCTTTTTCAATGGAAAATTATGGATATAGTTCAGATTTCATGAAAAGAAAAGTAGAAAAATTATTGAAAGAAATAGATTTTTTCGAAAAAAAGAATGAAACGATATCTAAATTATCAGGAGGAGAAAAACAAAGAGTTTGTATAGCTTCTTCTTTAGTTTTAGACCCTAAAATTTTAATACTAGATGAAGGAACGGCGATGCTCGACCCAGAAAATAGAAAAATAATACTAGATATATTAAGAAATTTAAGTAATAAGGGAATGACAGTAATTTTAGTAACTCATCATTTAAATGAAATAGAATTTTGTGATGAAGTTATTTATCTTGAAAAAAACAAAATCAATTTTAACGGGCCTAAAAAGCTTTTTATGAGCTTTCTTGTAAAAATTGAGATAGACCAAGGGATAGAATTACCTCCTATGTTTAAAGTCGCTAGAAGCATTTATTTAAGAACTAAAAAGGATGTTTCAGAAGATATTTTTAATTTAAATAAAATGGGGGAGCATTTATGGAAATCTCTTTAAAAAAAGTTAACTCAGGATATGATGAGATAATTTTGGAAAATGTCAATATAGAAATAGAAGAATGTTCATGGACATTTATAATAGGAAAAACAGGTAGTGGAAAATCAACCCTTTTACAAACTATAGGATTTTTATTGAATAATATCCAAGGAGAAATCTTATGGAAAGGAATTAATTTATCTAATTCTCAAAACTTAAAAAAATTTAGAGAAGCTACGGGATATATGTTTCAATATACTGAGAAACAATTTTTTAATAATACAATAAAAGAAGAGATTGAGTATATTTTAATTAAGAAAAAAGTTTCTAGAGAAGAAATTGATAGAAGTGTAAATGAAGTTCTAAAACTTTTGAAATTATCTAATGAAATTTTAAATAAATCTCCATATGAAATAAGTGGAGGTCAAAAAAGGTTAGTTGCATTAGCATCAATTTTAGTCACTTCTCCTAAATTATTATTATTAGATGAACCAACTGCGGGATTAGATTTAGAAAATAAAAAGTTATTTTTTGATGTCTTAAAACAATTAAAAAATAAAGGAGTTACAATTATACAAATATCTCATTTATTTGAGGATGTTTTAGAATATGGAGATAAAGTTTTTTTATTAGAAAATAAAAAAATTATAAATGAAGGAGTTCCCTTAAAAGTTTTAGAGAAATCTGACTTAGAATTTATAGAATTTTGCAAAATTATTAATAAATGTGGAATAGAAACAGAAAATATAAAAAACATAGATGAATTATTAGAGAGGATTGGGATAGATGCTAAAGAAAGATTTTGACCCTCGAATAGTATTTTATACAACTATAGGTTATATTATAGCAATTGGTTTTGCAAATAAATATTATCAGATAATTATAATTTTACCATTTATATTTTATCAAATGAAATTATTTTCAGTTGACTTAAACAAATTAAAAAAAATATTCAAGTATTCAATAGGACTTTTACTATCAATGATATTTGTAAATTTACTTTTAATGAATAAAAATATAGAATATGTATTTCTTTCTACTTTTAGACTTTTAACAATTATTTTCTTAGTTACCTCTATGGTTTCTAAAATGGAGATTAGAGAGATTGGATTTGTAATAGAGAAGATGTTATCACCTTTAAAAATATTTAAAGTTCCAGTTGACTCAATAGGAGTTATAACAGCCTTGGCATTTAAATTTATTCCAATGTTAGAAGAAGAAAGCAAAAGAATAATAATAGCTCAAAAAGCAAGAGGCATTGATTATAAATTGATGAATTTGAAAGAAAAAATTAGCAATATTTTAACACTATTTTTTCCAGTAGTTATTTGTGGAATACAAAATGCAGTAAATTTAGCAATATCTATGGAAGTTAGAGGATATGGAAACGGAATTAAAAGAACTAGATTAAAAGATTATAAATTAGAAAAAAATGATTATTTTTATCTTTTTTTTAGTTTTATGATTTCTATTTTATATGTTGTATTTTGTTTAAGTATTTAAAATGAAAAAGCTAAGGTGACTCTGTTAAGGTCAATCCTTAGCTTTTTTTATAGATTAAAAATTAGTTTTCTTTTAAAATATATAAGTAAACCCTGAATAGAAAGTTCTTCCATTAGCTGGATCATAAAGAATCTCATTATTGGAAATACCCTCTTGATCATAGTTGTCTCTATTTAAGATATTATTAATACCTCCATATATTTTTAATCCGTTATTAAAGACATAATTAAGGCTTAAATCAAGAGTTATAAAACTTTGAGCCTCATACTTATTAGCTTTATCTAAATAGTATTTATCTTTATAATTAAAAGATAATATAGAGTTAAAATTATCTGTAAAATTGATAAGTGTTCCTAAGTTAGCATTTATTTTAGGAGTATATGGAACTTGATTCCCCTCTAAATTTGAATTTTTAGAATCCTCTTTAATTTTAGCATCTATATAAGCTAGATTTTCAAAGAAAACAAACTTTCCAAAAGTTTGCTCCAAACTCAATTCAATACCTTTTCGCTCAGTTTTACCAAAATTACCATAATACCATTCTTTTCCATGATAAACTTCGTTATAATAAATTTCATTTTTAGTTTTTCCAATGAATCCATTTAGAGAAACAAAACTTCCAAGGAGATAATCTTTAATTCCAATTTCTAAAGTTTGATTTGTTTCAGGCTTTAAATCATTTAAGATATAATCAGTTCCATCTTTATCTTGAAACTCTGTTGGAGCAGGAGTTCTAAAACTTTCTTCGAAACGAGTATAGATATTACCAGTATCAGAGTATAAATAATTTATGGCAAATTCATAGCTATCATTATGCATTGATTTTTTTATATAATCAGTTTTTAAACCTGTATCAACATAACCATTGTTGAGAAAAATAGGTTTTACTCTATGGTAATAGTGACTATTTTTTGTAGTATTATATTTTGTCCATTCTCTTCTATAACCTTGTAAAAATTCAAATTTATCAATAGATGTTTTATTAAAAATATAGATTCCGTTGCTTTCTTTTTTACTTGATAAATCGTAAACTTTATACATATCCATAAAATTAGTAAAATCTCTTTTACTTTTTTGCTCTTTATAATCATAACCTAAAATTAAGTAACTATTAGTCATATAATTGTATTTTAAAGATGGATTGATTTTAAATTTTTCATCAGTAAAGGTACCGATATTATCGGCATAGTAATTTTTGTAATTAAATGGATTTGTTAAAGAGCCAAAGTTTGCATATGTAGCCTCTTTAGTTGTAACATCATTAGTATTTTTTTGATAGCTTCCGTTTAAATTAAATTCAAATTCATTATTAATTTTTTTAGTGTAATTGAAAGAAAATTCATCTCTTCTTAAGTTAGATTTATCTAAGATATCTCCAGTTCCTTCTAAAAGTGGATATTTATTACTTGAATTATTTTTAAGATATGAACCATCAAAATCTACACCAGATTGTGAAGAATTATTTTTTAATTGATCTTTGGTCAAAAGATTAGCTGTTTTATTTTTTTTATTGTAATAGGAATATTGTAACTTTAATTTATCATCTTTAGTTAAATTTAATAAAGTTGTAAAATCAACATGTTCTGAATTAATTTTTTCATTGTCTCTATTAGTTTGACTATTTTCTTTAGAGTAATTTAATATGAATGACATATAATCGTTAACTTTAAGAGAAATTCCTGTATCAAAGATATTTTCTCCTTTACTACCATATCTGTACCCAATATTCCCATTAGTTTTCTCTATAGAGTCTTTTGTAATAATATTAACAAGTCCTCCAGTAAAACCATCACCATAAAGTACACCATTACCACCAGGTAAAATTTCAATTCTTTCAATTGATGATAAAGCGATAGAATTTAGAGGTAGTGTTCCATGATTTATATCAACAGGATTAATAGATGTACCATCAACTAAGACTTGAACAGTTGCTTTTGAATTAATACCACTACCTCTCATTTGAATTGACTCTCCTACAGAGTTTCTTGTAATAGTAATTAAAGGTGAACTATTTAAAGTTTCAGTAACATTTTTAAAATTCTTTTCAGAAATTTCTTCTTTTGTTATTATTTGAATATTTTTTGGTGTATTTTGTATAGAATCTTCATATCCAACAGAAGATATAACACTTTTTTCTAAAAATACCCCATTTTCTTCTAGCTCCATAGAATAATTTAAAGTAGAAATTAAAATCCCCAATGAAATAAAATATTTGTTCATAATCCCTCCGTTATAAAAATATTTGTTTGTCAAAATAATATTAGCACAACGTATTTAAATTTGCAATAAAATATATTTAAAAAATAAAATATTTGATTATCAAAATAAATTGTGCTAAAATAGTATAAATTATAGAGGGAGGATATTTATGAGGAAAAAATTATATTTAATATTAGGGTGTTTATCTTTGGTTTTAGGAGCTATCGGAGTATTTTTACCTCTTTTACCAACAACTCCCTTTGTACTTTTAGCTGCATTTTTATTTGAAAGAAGTTCCGAAAAATTTCATAGATTGTTATTAGAAAATAGAATATTTGGAAAATATATAAAAGATTATACGCAAAAAAAAGGAATAACATATAAAAATAAAATTATTGCAATAAGTGTAATGACTTTAGGAATGGGGAAAGGTTTTCTTTCAATGCAAAATATTTATGGACGTGCATTTCTTTTAATAGTATATTTAGTAGTTTTAACTCATATTTTAAAATTAAAAACATTGAAAGAAAATTAAATTATAGAAGAGTTAACTTTCAAAGTTATATATATTTTATTAATAGATTAAATCGATAAATTAGTATATAATATAATGTATTTATATTGTGAGGTGATTGCTTTGAAATGAGTTAACTGAGGATGGGACTTTTAGGTTAAAAGTTAAAAATTTATTTGGCAAAGTGTTGTCTTAAAATATAAGTTAGGGAGAAGTACAAAATGAAAAAAATATTATTTTTACTAATAATTTTATCAACAATTTTATTAGGAAAGGATATCAAAACTAATGAATTACTAAAAAATCTTAATAATCCTGAATGGATTATAGTTGATACAAGAGATAGTAATGAATATAATGGATGGAATTTATCTAATCTAAAAATAAATGGACATATAAAAGGAGCTACTGATTTGTCTGCTAATTGGTTAAAGGCAAAATATTTAAGCTCTAGTAATAAAGAGATATTAAAGCAAAGAGTTTTAGAAAAAGGAATTATACCAGAAAAAAATATTGTTTTATATGGAACATCTACAGAAATGAAAGATGTAGAGAAATACTTAAAAGAAAATGGTGTAAAAAATATTTATTTTTATGATTTTGAAAAAAATAAAGATTATGATAGATTACCTTTTGAAACATACGAGAATTATGAAATTTTAGTTCCAGCAACTTGGGTAAAAAATGCTATGGACAAAAATGAGATTAAGATTTTTGAAGTATCTTGGGGAAGTATAAAGGATGCTGCTGTATATTTAGCAGGGCATATTCCAGGAGCTCCGCATATTAATACAGATAGTATTGAACCACCACCAAAGTGGATGTTAAATACAGATGAAAATTTAATTAAATTTGCTGAAGAGATGGGAATTTCTAAAAATGATAGAGTTGTTCTTTATGGTGAAAATGTTATGGCATCATATAGATTAGCTATAATTTTAAAATATCTTGGAGTAAAAGATGTAAGAGTTTTAAATGGTGGTTTAGATGCTTGGAAAGATATGGGATACAAAACAGAAATGGGAATTGTTAAACCAACCCCAATTAAAGATTTTGGATCTAAAACTCCTTTAAATAAAAGTTTAATAGTAAATGAAAATGGAGCAAAGCAAGTTTTAAAAGATAATAAAAATTCAAAACTTTTAGTAGATATTAGATCATACAATGAAAGAATTGGAAAAGAATCAGGATATTCATATATGGATAGAAAAGGTAGAATTACAGGATCTGTATGGGGAAAATCTGGAACTAAATCAACAACATTGGAAGACTATAGAAATATTGATAACACAATGAGAAACGGTTATGAAATTATCTCTATGTGGTCTGGATTAGGAATTAATACAAATAAAGAGTTAACATTTTTCTGTGGATCAGGATGGAGAGCAGCAGAAGTATTATTTTATTCTCAAGTGATGGGATTAAAAAATAATGCTCTTTATTCCAATGGTTGGATGGAATGGAGTGAAGATAGTTCAAATCCAATTGAAACAGGGATAGAGAACTAAATAGCAAAAAGCAGCTTAATAAATAGGCTGCTTTTTCTTTATTTTTAAATTACTGGGATTCTTAAAAGATATAAAAAATCTTTTTTACTTTTAAACATAATTAAATCTGTGAATGTTAAATAAAATTCATTTTTTGGTGAGTATTCATTTTCTTTTATCCAATTCAAAAGATTTTCAACAATATTTTGCTCTTCAAAAGCACCTTTACCATAAACACAAGCATATTTTCCTTTAGGAATAACTATTGATTTATTTGTATGATTTTCTTTCATACTAGCAATAAGACAATCTTTAGTAAATCTGTTTTTTTTCCAATTATTAAAGGAAACCTTAAACCCTCTTAAAATAGGCGTTAAATTATTACTAATTTCAAAATTATCAATATTTTTTAATGTTTTGCTTAATTCTCCTAAAGAATGAACAGGGTCATTATAAATAATCCCTTTAATATCAGCAGTTTCATCTATAAAGGGAATACCAACCTTTTTTTCTAATTGAAAATTTTCTTTAAATTTATTCCAACTTTCAACCAGTTCTTTTTCTGTATTTTTTAATTTTTTTATTTCTAATTTTGTTTCTAATAACACTTTTTCAAATAGTTGTAAAGTGTGTTCATAATCCATATTTTCAAAATGACTTTTTATATATTCAATAGAAAATCCTAAATGTCTCATATGACTAATTACTTTTAATGTAATTATTTGCATAGGTGTATAGTAACGGTAATTAGTATCGTCATTTTTAAAAGCTGGAGAAAGTAAACCAACCTTATCATAATATCGTAGAGTTGATATTGGAATATTCGTAGATTTAGAAACTTCTCCTATTGTAAAAAATTCATCAAACATATTATCTCCTAATAATTTTTTTTATATATATTTTCGTATCATTAACTAAATAATAGAAAACAGGAATAACAATTAATGTAAATAAAGTAGCAGTGGAAAGTCCAAATATAACAACAAAGGACATTCCTGCGTACATTTCTGAGCCATCACCATTACTTATAGCTAAAGGAATCATTCCCAAAACAGTAGTTAAAGTAGTCATAAGAATTGGTCTAAGTCTTGTTTTACCGGATACAATAAGAGCTCGGTTAATATTATCACCAGCTTCTCTTCTAATATTTATAAAATCAATTAAAACTATAGCATTATTAACGACTATTCCAGCAAGCATTACAAAACCAACAGCAACCATAGCATCAAGATTAACCCTAAATAAAGCTAAACTGTATAGAGCACCCATAGTTGAAAGAGGAATTGAAAGCAAAATAATAAATGGAAGAATAAAAGATTCAAATTGCCAAACTAAAATAAAATAGATTAAGAATATGGCAACTAAGAAACTTATAAAAAGTTGATTTCCCATATCAGCCATATCAGCACTATCTCCACCAAATCCAAAAGAAATACTTTCAGGGACACCTAAATTATTAAACGTTTCTATAATAGAGTTTTTAGCACTTTGTAAATCAAATCCATTTTCTAAGTTAGCATAAAGAACAACTTTCTTTTTTTTATCTTTTTTTTCAATCTTAGATGGACCTTCTTCTAAAACAAGGTTAGCTATGTCAGAGATTCTGATATTTTTTCCATTATCTAAAGTAATCCGAGAGTCCATTAGTAGTTTTGTAGAAGTTCTATATTTTTTTTGAAGTTGTACGGTCACATCAATCTCTTGATTATCACTATTTATCGTGATTGGCTGTCCTCCTAAAATTTGAGTTTTAATCATTAGTGCTAGACTTTCAATGTCAACTCCATAAAATTTAGCTTTTTCTCTATCCACAATAATCTTCCCTTCAGGTTTTCCTCCTTCAAAAGAAGAGGAAATATCTGTTATTCCATTGATATAGTACATTTTTTCTTTTAACTTTTCAGATATTTCTTTTAGTTGTGATTCATTATCAGAGTAAAGTTCAAATTCAACATCGTAAATACCATCAGAACCGAATACATAAGAAGGAACAACAGTTAAAATAACGTCTGGAATACCTGTAAAAGTTAATCTTAAATTTTTAACAATTTCTTGTAAACTTTCCTTTCTAGATGTTTTTAGTCCAGCGTTTATATTTAAAATAGCATTGCTAGTATCTCCAGACATAGTATATGAGTTAACAATAGATATATCTTTAACTTTATTTTCTAATATACTTCCAATTCTATTACTCATATTTATATCGGCACTAGAAGGAAGTTTCGCAACAACAGCAAATCTTCCTTCATCAGTTGTAGGAATAAATCCTCCGCCTAACGTTGAAGCTGCAAAAATAGAACCTATAAAAAGTAGTATAGTTAAAATAGCAGTAATTCCTCTATTTTTAATAGCCCATCTTAGAATTGAAAGATATATTCTTTTTAGTTTTTTTAT
Encoded proteins:
- a CDS encoding CD3073 family putative ECF transporter S component, which produces MKKNTLSITISALGIGLNIILATLAKTFNIPFLFLDTIGTILSGALLGPFFGGITGLITNVMTAMVNNPIELPFAIVNMMIGIVVGIISKKFGFTIKIAVLTGILLAILAPLIGTPIAVSLFGGLAGGSMDILTGWLVKSGQKIFTAAFIPRIMSNLIDKIASCVVVAMIINKLPNNLLNKIRG
- a CDS encoding CD3072 family TudS-related putative desulfidase, with the translated sequence MERGKKIIIVSHCILNQNCVVKPYAKKQDKFLKFIKNFVLNNYGIVQLPCPELFILGLKRWGHVKDQLEYPNFKDECKVLLYPIINQIEMYINCDYKIDGIYGIQGSPSCGVNKTCRGNWEGEASCYKNLDDILKRVHLVSEKGIFMEILQELLKEKNIEINFYDIDDWSEEID
- a CDS encoding energy-coupling factor ABC transporter ATP-binding protein yields the protein MIKLESIKFSYNQEIIFQDFSINFKKGKFYTLLGKNGSGKSTLIKLILGIEKVSQGNIYIDNLNIRESLFQCRKNIGIVFQNPDEQLVTDIVEEEIAFSMENYGYSSDFMKRKVEKLLKEIDFFEKKNETISKLSGGEKQRVCIASSLVLDPKILILDEGTAMLDPENRKIILDILRNLSNKGMTVILVTHHLNEIEFCDEVIYLEKNKINFNGPKKLFMSFLVKIEIDQGIELPPMFKVARSIYLRTKKDVSEDIFNLNKMGEHLWKSL
- a CDS encoding energy-coupling factor ABC transporter ATP-binding protein, with product MEISLKKVNSGYDEIILENVNIEIEECSWTFIIGKTGSGKSTLLQTIGFLLNNIQGEILWKGINLSNSQNLKKFREATGYMFQYTEKQFFNNTIKEEIEYILIKKKVSREEIDRSVNEVLKLLKLSNEILNKSPYEISGGQKRLVALASILVTSPKLLLLDEPTAGLDLENKKLFFDVLKQLKNKGVTIIQISHLFEDVLEYGDKVFLLENKKIINEGVPLKVLEKSDLEFIEFCKIINKCGIETENIKNIDELLERIGIDAKERF
- a CDS encoding energy-coupling factor transporter transmembrane component T; this translates as MLKKDFDPRIVFYTTIGYIIAIGFANKYYQIIIILPFIFYQMKLFSVDLNKLKKIFKYSIGLLLSMIFVNLLLMNKNIEYVFLSTFRLLTIIFLVTSMVSKMEIREIGFVIEKMLSPLKIFKVPVDSIGVITALAFKFIPMLEEESKRIIIAQKARGIDYKLMNLKEKISNILTLFFPVVICGIQNAVNLAISMEVRGYGNGIKRTRLKDYKLEKNDYFYLFFSFMISILYVVFCLSI
- a CDS encoding TonB-dependent receptor, with amino-acid sequence MNKYFISLGILISTLNYSMELEENGVFLEKSVISSVGYEDSIQNTPKNIQIITKEEISEKNFKNVTETLNSSPLITITRNSVGESIQMRGSGINSKATVQVLVDGTSINPVDINHGTLPLNSIALSSIERIEILPGGNGVLYGDGFTGGLVNIITKDSIEKTNGNIGYRYGSKGENIFDTGISLKVNDYMSFILNYSKENSQTNRDNEKINSEHVDFTTLLNLTKDDKLKLQYSYYNKKNKTANLLTKDQLKNNSSQSGVDFDGSYLKNNSSNKYPLLEGTGDILDKSNLRRDEFSFNYTKKINNEFEFNLNGSYQKNTNDVTTKEATYANFGSLTNPFNYKNYYADNIGTFTDEKFKINPSLKYNYMTNSYLILGYDYKEQKSKRDFTNFMDMYKVYDLSSKKESNGIYIFNKTSIDKFEFLQGYRREWTKYNTTKNSHYYHRVKPIFLNNGYVDTGLKTDYIKKSMHNDSYEFAINYLYSDTGNIYTRFEESFRTPAPTEFQDKDGTDYILNDLKPETNQTLEIGIKDYLLGSFVSLNGFIGKTKNEIYYNEVYHGKEWYYGNFGKTERKGIELSLEQTFGKFVFFENLAYIDAKIKEDSKNSNLEGNQVPYTPKINANLGTLINFTDNFNSILSFNYKDKYYLDKANKYEAQSFITLDLSLNYVFNNGLKIYGGINNILNRDNYDQEGISNNEILYDPANGRTFYSGFTYIF
- a CDS encoding YbaN family protein; translation: MRKKLYLILGCLSLVLGAIGVFLPLLPTTPFVLLAAFLFERSSEKFHRLLLENRIFGKYIKDYTQKKGITYKNKIIAISVMTLGMGKGFLSMQNIYGRAFLLIVYLVVLTHILKLKTLKEN
- a CDS encoding sulfurtransferase; the protein is MKKILFLLIILSTILLGKDIKTNELLKNLNNPEWIIVDTRDSNEYNGWNLSNLKINGHIKGATDLSANWLKAKYLSSSNKEILKQRVLEKGIIPEKNIVLYGTSTEMKDVEKYLKENGVKNIYFYDFEKNKDYDRLPFETYENYEILVPATWVKNAMDKNEIKIFEVSWGSIKDAAVYLAGHIPGAPHINTDSIEPPPKWMLNTDENLIKFAEEMGISKNDRVVLYGENVMASYRLAIILKYLGVKDVRVLNGGLDAWKDMGYKTEMGIVKPTPIKDFGSKTPLNKSLIVNENGAKQVLKDNKNSKLLVDIRSYNERIGKESGYSYMDRKGRITGSVWGKSGTKSTTLEDYRNIDNTMRNGYEIISMWSGLGINTNKELTFFCGSGWRAAEVLFYSQVMGLKNNALYSNGWMEWSEDSSNPIETGIEN
- a CDS encoding MerR family transcriptional regulator gives rise to the protein MFDEFFTIGEVSKSTNIPISTLRYYDKVGLLSPAFKNDDTNYRYYTPMQIITLKVISHMRHLGFSIEYIKSHFENMDYEHTLQLFEKVLLETKLEIKKLKNTEKELVESWNKFKENFQLEKKVGIPFIDETADIKGIIYNDPVHSLGELSKTLKNIDNFEISNNLTPILRGFKVSFNNWKKNRFTKDCLIASMKENHTNKSIVIPKGKYACVYGKGAFEEQNIVENLLNWIKENEYSPKNEFYLTFTDLIMFKSKKDFLYLLRIPVI
- a CDS encoding efflux RND transporter permease subunit — encoded protein: MRLLSEFSIKKPATATMIIISMIFFGLLGLSKMPIELMPNTSNPTIRITIEWKGATPEDVDKMITKKVEDILPNVDGITEYSSTSSSETSKINVKFKYGTDIETKITLIQNEINQIKNKLPEDIEEPSIREQSMGSIPAAVLTMSGGDPMEVRTYAENSLKPLLERIEGVSQIIIFGGKEQEVLVEIDPEKLENYNLGILEVSNLISRASTTIPGGQVKEGEKEFYIKVQGELKTPQEIENIILKNDNGHLLRLKDVADIRIDTKDPSSLFRKNSSDGLVIVVAKTDDGNAIEIVDSINKTLKGVKNSLPLNSTIDYDFDSTITINNSINNVKETGIIGLILASGILYLFLKSISATIVIAVAIPISVIFTFFLLNAQGLTLNLVSLMGLSLGIGMLVDNSVVVLDNIYRHMSELGKNRVQAAKDGAAEMGLPVLASTLTTVSVFLPIVFQEGMAKEQFKDLSYSISYSLFASLIVALVFVPMLSSKILNEKKDINSEGKFIKKLKRIYLSILRWAIKNRGITAILTILLFIGSIFAASTLGGGFIPTTDEGRFAVVAKLPSSADINMSNRIGSILENKVKDISIVNSYTMSGDTSNAILNINAGLKTSRKESLQEIVKNLRLTFTGIPDVILTVVPSYVFGSDGIYDVEFELYSDNESQLKEISEKLKEKMYYINGITDISSSFEGGKPEGKIIVDREKAKFYGVDIESLALMIKTQILGGQPITINSDNQEIDVTVQLQKKYRTSTKLLMDSRITLDNGKNIRISDIANLVLEEGPSKIEKKDKKKKVVLYANLENGFDLQSAKNSIIETFNNLGVPESISFGFGGDSADMADMGNQLFISFLVAIFLIYFILVWQFESFILPFIILLSIPLSTMGALYSLALFRVNLDAMVAVGFVMLAGIVVNNAIVLIDFINIRREAGDNINRALIVSGKTRLRPILMTTLTTVLGMIPLAISNGDGSEMYAGMSFVVIFGLSTATLFTLIVIPVFYYLVNDTKIYIKKIIRR